The following proteins are encoded in a genomic region of Sphaeramia orbicularis chromosome 2, fSphaOr1.1, whole genome shotgun sequence:
- the LOC115430436 gene encoding OX-2 membrane glycoprotein-like isoform X2, with the protein MPQNMVVCFLLWFGAFIKGVNAEVQTIAVKVGGEAFLNCYLMKSEDVVQVTWQKISPEMNLATNSKYFSPRVNPEFRHKVEFKDAGLQNSTIIIKNVKQQDEGCYNCLFNIQHQGAITCKTCLQIYELNEPVLHVSKSSSTAEFIVSCSATGRPAPTVTLSVQGQNFSHTSTVRVPNTNGTVTVNTTAVLSGLHRTSTRVRCSVRLAFGSETEVFTTIPGFDEERSPSDSDDSLSWISVPVVLVCAVAVAVITSLFKKHMKCLSHSDHEENEDEEVGMELKDTHETPSTRMPLSRAPLTTTPSTRTPLKEECEGTSTVSLRQRGSAEKNQPRANPEQKTSTVKD; encoded by the exons GTGTAAATGCTGAGGTTCAGACTATTGCAGTGAAGGTAGGAGGTGAAGCCTTCCTCAACTGTTACCTCATGAAATCTGAAGATGTTGTACAAGTCACATGGCAGAAGATTTCACCTGAGATGAATCTGGCCACCAATAGCAAGTATTTTAGTCCAAGAGTGAATCCAGAGTTCAGACACAAGGTGGAGTTTAAAGATGCTGGACTGCAGAACAGCACCATAATTATCAAGAATGTGAAGCAGCAGGATGAAGGATGTTATAACTGTCTGTTTAACATCCAACACCAGGGGGCTATCACCTGCAAAACCTGCCTCCAGATCTATG AGCTGAATGAACCTGTTCTACATGTCAGTAAATCGTCCTCTACTGCAGAGTTCAttgtgtcctgttcagccactggtCGACCTGCTCCCACTGTCACTCTGAGTGTCCAGGGACAAAACTTTTCACACACCAGTACCGTCAGAGTCCCCAACACTAACGGTACAGTGACGGTCAACACTACAGCTGTACTGTCAGGTCTGCACAGAACCAGTACTAGAGTTAGATGTTCAGTCCGACTGGCCTTTGGTTCTGAGACAGAGGTGTTTACAACCATTCCTG gtttTGATGAGGAACGTTCACCCAGTGACAGTGATGACA gTTTGAGCTGGATCAGTGtgcctgtggttctggtctgtgctgttgctgttgctgtcaTCACATCTTTGttcaaaaaacacatgaaatg TCTTTCTCACAGTGACCATGAGGAGAATGAAGATGAGGAAGTGGgaatggaactcaaagacactcaCGA AACGCCATCAACCAGAATGCCACTGAGCAGAGCACCATTGACTACTACACCATCGACCAGAACACCGCTCAAGGAGGAGTGTGAAGGAACTTCAACTGTTTCTTTGAGGCAGAGGGGATCTGCTGAGAAGAATCAACCAAGGGCCAACCCAGAGCAGAAAACTTCAACAGTAAAAGACTGA